One window of Esox lucius isolate fEsoLuc1 chromosome 25, fEsoLuc1.pri, whole genome shotgun sequence genomic DNA carries:
- the mmaa gene encoding methylmalonic aciduria type A protein, mitochondrial isoform X2, producing the protein MGVSGLLPFLQRPSHLRHVITTPWGRYLLHHSPPLDTLTHSRRPIHNSLNARGMCVESNLDSAMGLSPPEQRLLNKLYEGLISGQRASLAESITLVETQHPRKKELAQVLLQKVLAYRKKQEKENGGKPLAFRVGLSGPPGAGKSTFIEVVGKMLTGQGHKVSVLAVDPSSCTTGGSLMGDKTRMTELSRDMSAFVRPSPTSGTLGGVTRTTNEAIVLCEGAGYDIVLVETVGVGQSEFAVADMVDMFVLLIPPAGGDELQGIKRGIIEVADLVVVTKADGDLLVPARRIQAEYTSALKLLRKKSKSWNPKVVRVSSQTGEGVPELWSKMEAFRSAGLSSGDLQARRRTQHRVWMWSLIQENVIRHFQEHPAVRGALPQLEDQVTRGAISPGLAADLLLKAFSSSSSLRP; encoded by the exons ATGGGAGTCTCGGgactcctccccttcctccaaCGCCCCTCCCACTTGCGACATGTCATTACAACCCCATGGGGCCGTTACCTCCTCCATCATTCACCACCACtagacacactgacccacagtCGGAGGCCTATCCATAACTCCCTGAACGCTCGAGGTATGTGTGTGGAATCCAACCTCGACAGCGCCATGGGACTAAGTCCGCCAGAGCAGAGGCTTTTGAACAAGCTGTATGAAGGACTCATCTCTGGCCAGCGGGCCTCTCTCGCTGAGTCCATTACCCTGGTGGAGACCCAGCACCCCAGGAAGAAAGAACTGGCACAGGTCCTGCTGCAGAAGGTGTTGGCCTACAGAAAGAAGCAGGAGAAAGAGAATGGGGGGAAACCCCTGGCCTTCAGAGTGG GTCTGTCTGGCCCTCCGGGGGCTGGAAAGTCCACCTTCATTGAGGTGGTTGGGAAGATGCTCACAGGACAAGGACACAAAGTGTCTGTTCTGGCGGTCGACCCCTCGTCTTGCACCACAGGAG gcTCTCTAATGGGTGACAAGACGCGTATGACGGAGCTCTCCAGAGATATGAGTGCCTTTGTCAGGCCCTCCCCCACCTCCGGCACTCTGGGAGGGGTCACCAGGACGACCAATGAGGCCATAGTACTGTGTGAGGGGGCAGGTTATGACATAGTCCTGGTAGAAACTGTAG GTGTGGGCCAGTCAGAGTTTGCGGTTGCGGACATGGTCGACATGTTTGTTCTGCTGATCCCGCCAGCAGGGGGCGATGAACTACAG GGAATCAAGAGAGGCATCATTGAGGTGGCGGACCTGGTGGTGGTGACCAAAGCTGACGGGGACCTGTTGGTTCCAGCCCGGAGGATTCAGGCGGAGTACACCAGCGCTCTGAAGCTGCTCCGCAAGAAATCCAAGTCCTGGAACCCCAAG GTAGTGCGTGTGTCATCCCAAACAGGCGAGGGCGTCCCAGAGCTGTGGAGTAAGATGGAGGCGTTCCGCTCGGCTGGGCTGTCCAGTGGGGACCTCCAGGCCCGGAGGAGAACACAACACAGGGTGTGGATGTGGAGCCTGATCCAGGAGAATGTGATCCGGCACTTCCAGGAGCACCCCGCCGTCAGGGGAGCTCTACCCCAGCTGGAGGACCAGGTCACCAGGGGAGCGATCTCACCGGGACTGGCCGCCGACCTGTTATTGAAggccttctcctcctcttcgtcACTGAGACCTTGA
- the smad1 gene encoding mothers against decapentaplegic homolog 1 — protein MNVTSLFSFTSPAVKRLLGWKQGDEEEKWAEKAVDALVKKLKKKKGAMEELERALSCPGQPSNCVTIPRSLDGRLQVSHRKGLPHVIYCRVWRWPDLQSHHELKALECCEYPFGSKQKDVCINPYHYKRVDSPVLPPVLVPRNSEFNAKHSMLPRFRNPLHQNEPHMPQNATYPESFSQANTQMNFPPTQTHSPGVNSYPSSPGSGGSATFPHSPASSDPGSPFQMPETPPPAYMPPEEQMTQDCPQPMDTNLMVPALPLEISNRPDVQPVAYEEPRHWCSIVYYELNNRVGEAFQASSTSVLVDGFTDPSNSRNRFCLGLLSNVNRNSTIENTRRHIGKGVHLYYVGGEVYAECLSDSSIFVQSRNCNYHHGFHPTTVCKIPSGCSLKIFNNQEFAELLAQSVNHGFEAVYELTKMCTIRMSFVKGWGAEYHRQDVTSTPCWIEIHLHGPLQWLDKVLTQMGSPHNPISSVS, from the exons ATGAACGTCACCTCGCTCTTCTCCTTCACCAGCCCGGCCGTCAAGCGCCTCCTCGGCTGGAAACAGGGCGACGAGGAGGAAAAGTGGGCGGAGAAAGCCGTCGACGCGCTGGTGAAGAagctgaagaagaagaagggggcaatggaggagctggagagggCACTGAGCTGCCCCGGGCAGCCCAGCAACTGCGTCACCATCCCCAGATCTCTGGACGGGCGTCTCCAGGTGTCCCACAGGAAGGGACTGCCCCATGTGATCTACTGCCGGGTGTGGCGCTGGCCCGACCTTCAGTCGCACCATGAGCTGAAGGCCCTGGAGTGCTGCGAGTACCCATTCGGCTCCAAGCAGAAGGATGTTTGCATCAACCCCTACCACTACAAGAGAGTGGACAGTCCCG TGCTGCCCCCAGTTTTGGTGCCGCGCAACAGCGAGTTCAACGCCAAACACAGCATGCTGCCGCGCTTCCGCAACCCGCTGCATCAGAACGAACCCCACATGCCCCAGAACGCAACTTACCCGGAGTCCTTCTCCCAAGCCAACACCCAGATGAACTTCCCCCCGACGCAGACGCACTCGCCCGGGGTCAACAGCTATCCCAGCTCCCCTGGCAGCGGGGGCAGTGCCACGTTCCCCCACTCCCCCGCCAGCTCTGACCCGGGCAGCCCGTTCCAGATGCCAG aaACCCCGCCTCCAGCCTACATGCCCCCAGAGGAGCAGATGACACAGGACTGCCCCCAGCCCATGGACACGAACCTGATGGTCCCCGCGTTGCCCCTGGAGATCAGCAACAGGCCAG ATGTGCAGCCGGTTGCCTATGAGGAGCCCAGGCACTGGTGCTCTATAGTGTACTACGAGCTCAACAACCGGGTTGGCGAGGCCTTCCAGGCCTCCTCCACCAGCGTCCTGGTCGACGGCTTCACCGACCCGTCCAACAGCCGCAACCGCTTCTGCCTGGGCCTGCTGTCCAACGTCAACCGCAACTCGACCATAGAAAACACCCGGCGGCACATCGGCAAAG GGGTCCATCTCTACTATGTGGGTGGGGAGGTGTACGCCGAGTGTCTGAGCGACAGCAGCATCTTCGTCCAGAGTCGGAACTGCAACTACCACCACGGCTTCCACCCCACCACCGTCTGCAAGATCCCCAGCGGCTGTAGCCTGAAGATCTTCAACAACCAGGAGTTCGCCGAGCTGCTCGCCCAGTCCGTCAACCACGGCTTCGAGGCCGTCTACGAGCTCACCAAGATGTGCACCATCCGCATGAGCTTTGTCAAG GGCTGGGGTGCAGAGTATCATCGCCAGGATGTAACTAGCACCCCCTGCTGGATAGAGATACACCTGCACGGACCTCTGCAGTGGCTAGACAAGGTGCTCACCCAGATGGGCTCTCCCCACAACCCCATCTCCTCTGTGTCGTAG
- the mmaa gene encoding methylmalonic aciduria type A protein, mitochondrial isoform X1 codes for MRFVQGLRDLLTMTLEEGPVVNMGVSGLLPFLQRPSHLRHVITTPWGRYLLHHSPPLDTLTHSRRPIHNSLNARGMCVESNLDSAMGLSPPEQRLLNKLYEGLISGQRASLAESITLVETQHPRKKELAQVLLQKVLAYRKKQEKENGGKPLAFRVGLSGPPGAGKSTFIEVVGKMLTGQGHKVSVLAVDPSSCTTGGSLMGDKTRMTELSRDMSAFVRPSPTSGTLGGVTRTTNEAIVLCEGAGYDIVLVETVGVGQSEFAVADMVDMFVLLIPPAGGDELQGIKRGIIEVADLVVVTKADGDLLVPARRIQAEYTSALKLLRKKSKSWNPKVVRVSSQTGEGVPELWSKMEAFRSAGLSSGDLQARRRTQHRVWMWSLIQENVIRHFQEHPAVRGALPQLEDQVTRGAISPGLAADLLLKAFSSSSSLRP; via the exons ATGAGATTTGTTCAAGGTTTGCGGGATTTGCTAACCATGACATTGG AGGAGGGACCAGTGGTCAACATGGGAGTCTCGGgactcctccccttcctccaaCGCCCCTCCCACTTGCGACATGTCATTACAACCCCATGGGGCCGTTACCTCCTCCATCATTCACCACCACtagacacactgacccacagtCGGAGGCCTATCCATAACTCCCTGAACGCTCGAGGTATGTGTGTGGAATCCAACCTCGACAGCGCCATGGGACTAAGTCCGCCAGAGCAGAGGCTTTTGAACAAGCTGTATGAAGGACTCATCTCTGGCCAGCGGGCCTCTCTCGCTGAGTCCATTACCCTGGTGGAGACCCAGCACCCCAGGAAGAAAGAACTGGCACAGGTCCTGCTGCAGAAGGTGTTGGCCTACAGAAAGAAGCAGGAGAAAGAGAATGGGGGGAAACCCCTGGCCTTCAGAGTGG GTCTGTCTGGCCCTCCGGGGGCTGGAAAGTCCACCTTCATTGAGGTGGTTGGGAAGATGCTCACAGGACAAGGACACAAAGTGTCTGTTCTGGCGGTCGACCCCTCGTCTTGCACCACAGGAG gcTCTCTAATGGGTGACAAGACGCGTATGACGGAGCTCTCCAGAGATATGAGTGCCTTTGTCAGGCCCTCCCCCACCTCCGGCACTCTGGGAGGGGTCACCAGGACGACCAATGAGGCCATAGTACTGTGTGAGGGGGCAGGTTATGACATAGTCCTGGTAGAAACTGTAG GTGTGGGCCAGTCAGAGTTTGCGGTTGCGGACATGGTCGACATGTTTGTTCTGCTGATCCCGCCAGCAGGGGGCGATGAACTACAG GGAATCAAGAGAGGCATCATTGAGGTGGCGGACCTGGTGGTGGTGACCAAAGCTGACGGGGACCTGTTGGTTCCAGCCCGGAGGATTCAGGCGGAGTACACCAGCGCTCTGAAGCTGCTCCGCAAGAAATCCAAGTCCTGGAACCCCAAG GTAGTGCGTGTGTCATCCCAAACAGGCGAGGGCGTCCCAGAGCTGTGGAGTAAGATGGAGGCGTTCCGCTCGGCTGGGCTGTCCAGTGGGGACCTCCAGGCCCGGAGGAGAACACAACACAGGGTGTGGATGTGGAGCCTGATCCAGGAGAATGTGATCCGGCACTTCCAGGAGCACCCCGCCGTCAGGGGAGCTCTACCCCAGCTGGAGGACCAGGTCACCAGGGGAGCGATCTCACCGGGACTGGCCGCCGACCTGTTATTGAAggccttctcctcctcttcgtcACTGAGACCTTGA